The sequence below is a genomic window from Gemmatimonadota bacterium.
TGGCGACGGTCACCACCGTCGGGTACGGTGATCGCTTCCCGGTGACTAGCGAAGGCCGATTGGTCGGCGGGCTGCTCATGTTCAGTGGCGTTGGGTTGTTCAGCACGCTGGCCGGCCTCGTCGCGAGCTGGTTGGTGACCCCACCCCAGCCACCCGGAGACGGTACCCCAGAGAACCGGGCGTCGACGTGACAGTCGGAGTTTGTGGGT
It includes:
- a CDS encoding two pore domain potassium channel family protein, giving the protein ATVTTVGYGDRFPVTSEGRLVGGLLMFSGVGLFSTLAGLVASWLVTPPQPPGDGTPENRAST